The window GAACGTGCCTAGGGGGACCCAGCTGCTCACGGTGAACGCTACTGATCCAGATGAGGGAGTCAATGGGGAAGTGACCTATTCATTCCGGAGACAGAATGAAAAAGAACTACAAATATTCCAGCTTAACGCAAGGACTGGGGAAATAATAACCTCTGGAGATCTAGACTATGAGAAATCGAACTTCTATGAACTAGAAATACAAGCTGAGGATGGCGGTGCTTTTTTAGCAAGAGCTAAAGTGCTGGTTACAGTCTTGGATTTGAATGACAATAGCCCGGAAGTGACTATCACCTCACTATTTAACCCAGTGACAGAAAATTCCCCCCCAGAGACCGTAATTGCCCTTTTAAACGTGCATGACCGAGACTCGGGGGAGAATGGCCTTGTCACTTGCTCCGTCCCGAAAAATCTTCCTTTTAAACTAGAAAAATCAATCGATAGTTATCATCGTTTGGTGACAGACAGAGCCCTAGATAGAGAGAAAGTTTCCACGTACAATATCACCATAACAGCTATAGATCAGGGAACCCCGCCCCTGTCCATAGACACTCACATCTTCCTGCAGGTGGCAGACACCAATGACAACCCTCCTATCTTCGGTCAGGCATCCTACTCTGCCTACATCGAGGAGAACAACGTTAGGGGGGCTTCCATTTATTCTGTGACTGCCTGTGATCCAGACAGCGAAGAGAACTCTCGTGTCACTTACTCTATTGAGGAGGACGTCTTCCATGAGGCACCTCTATCCTCCTACGTCTCCATTAATTCAGAGAATGGCATCCTCTATGCTCTACGATCCTTTGATTATGAACAGTTCCGGGACTTGCAGTTTCGAGTGACAGCTCGAGACTCAGGGAATCCACCTCTCAGTAGCAATGTTTCTCTGACTCTATTCATCCTGGATCAAAATGACAACGCCCCGGAAATCCTGTACCCTACCTTCCCAACAGATGGTTCCACAGGAGTGGAGTTGGCTCCTCGATCTGCAGAGCCAGGTTACCTGGTGACCAAGGTAGTGGCAGTGGATGGAGACTCTGGCCAGAACGCCTGGCTGTCTTACCGTCTACTCAAGGTCACAGAACCCGGGCTCTTCTCTGTGGGTCTGCACACTGGAGAAATCAAAACTGCCAGGGCTTTCATGGACAAAGACGCTCTCAAACAGAGTCTGGTGGTGGTGGTCTCTGACAAAGGGGAACCTTCCCTGTCTGCTACTATCAGTGTCACAGTAGCGGTAGCAGACAGCATCCCTGAAATCCTCTCAGACCTTAGCGGCCAAGAGGCCTCCTCTAATCTCGAAGACTCTAGCCTCACACTCTACTTAGTCATTGCtgtagcttcagtttcctccttgttCTTTGCCTTCGTCATTGTCTTGCTGGCACTCAGAATATGGAGGTGGCGGACCTCCCAGCTCTTAGGTTCAGGCAGTGACCCTTTAGCGGGTGTCCCTCCTTCACAGTTCATGGGCATCGATGGGGTTCAAGCTTTTCTCCAGACTTATTCTCATGAGGTTTCTCTCACCACTGACTCTCGGAAGAGCCATTTGATATTTCCCCAACCCAACTATGCTGATACCCTCTTAAGTCAGCACAGCTGTGAGAAAACGAAACCACTCTTAGTACCAGAGGATTCGAGTTGTTCCATTCATGATCCTCCTTTGGCTCCCGTGAGTTTGTGTTCTCATCTATTTTGCTCTTGTTTAATAGAgttggtttgggtttggtttgtaGTGTGTGATTTAACAGGAATTCAGGAAGGTTTCCTCTGCTCCTGTTTAACTTTTGTTGAAACCCCCATGTTATTGAAATGTACTGTGTCAGTATCTACCTGATGCATCTGGTATTTTTGTTAGAGCTCTATATAGTATTCAAGCATTTAAATTTGATCTCTTATCCAGTGAAACCAGTAGTTTCTTCCAGTAATGATCTAAGTTGATTAGAAATCCATGCTAATGAAGTCAGGTCAAGATTTGAATTCTCCCaaatgaggggcaactaggtggtgtagtggataaagcactggtcctgggttcagaaggacctgagttcaaatggggcctcacttttttttttttagtgaggcaattggggttaagtgacttgcccagggtcacacagctagtaagtgttaagtgtctgaggccggatttgaactcaggtactcctgactccagggccggtgctctatccactgcgccacctagctgccccggacacttgacacttactagctgtgtgactctgggcaagtcacttaaccctcattgccccgccaaaaataataataataataataataattctctcAAATGATACTAAGCATATCGAAAGTTTTGGTTACATCAGTAAAAGTCTTAAGGGCATATACACTacctcctctttttaaaaaaatgctattttctgAAATAGGGAGCTGATGAAAAAGTGCATTGAGCAAAATACATAGTCATTAGTAAAAAATACAATTTCTGTCTATAACCTCCTAAACAAATGTCACTTGGTAGTTATCTTCCTGTAGAAAaagtaggtttaaaaaaaattgtatatcgATGAACCATATAAAGATACACAAAAGGGATGGCTATAGATTCCCTCATTAttgttcaattcaatttcatGCCAACTCATACTTTGGCCTTCCTTTTGAGGTTCCTTAAATACTTTATTTCATAATGAATGTCAGAGATCCAACACAGATGCCTTATCTGAAGTGAAGGTGTCTCTGAGACATAGGAGACCACGCCAGGAAAACACAAAATTTGGAAGGTCCTATAAAGAtggaagtggcacagtggataaaacactgggcctggaatcaggaaaatctgagttcaaatctggcctcagacactcactagccattcgactttggcaagtcacttaacctctatttgcctcagtttcctcatctataaaatggggacactggagaagaaaatggcaaagcactccagtatctttgccaagaaaaccccattttgtccatagggtcatgaagaatcagacaagactgaacaacagttaccataaaattttttaaaagttagaaagaTTCAAAGTATAGACCACTGACGGATACTGCCTCTGTTATCAATGGACCAGTCTAGCTAAATTTGTAGAGATAAATGAGCAAGTGTTGAAGTTTTGGGCAGGTCTCAAAGCCTCTCTTAAGTGGTAGGGTACTTTCAATCCTGCCTATTTAAAGAAAACATTAGCGGGGCTGAAACTATGGGGCATCAAAGTACCGAAATATTGGGGCAAgagcttttaatttctttttcatatttgatacTCATTCAAAAAGAGTTCAAAATAGTTCTAGAGGAGCATTTTAGTAGACAAAATGTTTCTGCTTGTTCTTTGTGACCTCCAGTTCATTTCCCTAAACTCTGAGCAAAGTAAGGAAACAGTTCCATAGAATACTAAGCTTAGGGAAGCGTCTGCCAAGAATAGCCGATCAAAGTGCTAAGCCCACCCAAGACTTCTTCGATCTAAGAAAAAGACAATCTCTGAGTTTGAGAAGAAAGGGCCTATTCCAGT is drawn from Dromiciops gliroides isolate mDroGli1 chromosome 2, mDroGli1.pri, whole genome shotgun sequence and contains these coding sequences:
- the LOC122740066 gene encoding protocadherin gamma-A10 isoform X14 codes for the protein MAAFQRRRDCRGRVLLYFLLGMLGNTGATQIRYSVPEEMEKGSFVGDVAKDLELQSRELAERGVRIVSRGKKQHFALNIRSGSLVTADRIDREELCGQSAQCRLNFNVLVEDKVKLFAVEVEITDINDNVPKFQVEQVEIKIIETAAPGMRFPLPEAFDPDVGMNSLRGYELNPNHHFSLQMQNGADGAKYPELVLERALDREKEPVYHLILKASDGGDPVHSGTAQVRVTVLDANDNAPVFTQSVYRVSVPENVPRGTQLLTVNATDPDEGVNGEVTYSFRRQNEKELQIFQLNARTGEIITSGDLDYEKSNFYELEIQAEDGGAFLARAKVLVTVLDLNDNSPEVTITSLFNPVTENSPPETVIALLNVHDRDSGENGLVTCSVPKNLPFKLEKSIDSYHRLVTDRALDREKVSTYNITITAIDQGTPPLSIDTHIFLQVADTNDNPPIFGQASYSAYIEENNVRGASIYSVTACDPDSEENSRVTYSIEEDVFHEAPLSSYVSINSENGILYALRSFDYEQFRDLQFRVTARDSGNPPLSSNVSLTLFILDQNDNAPEILYPTFPTDGSTGVELAPRSAEPGYLVTKVVAVDGDSGQNAWLSYRLLKVTEPGLFSVGLHTGEIKTARAFMDKDALKQSLVVVVSDKGEPSLSATISVTVAVADSIPEILSDLSGQEASSNLEDSSLTLYLVIAVASVSSLFFAFVIVLLALRIWRWRTSQLLGSGSDPLAGVPPSQFMGIDGVQAFLQTYSHEVSLTTDSRKSHLIFPQPNYADTLLSQHSCEKTKPLLVPEDSSCSIHDPPLAPQAPPNTDWRFSQAQRPGTSGSQNGDEGGTWPNNQFDTEMLQAMILASANEAADGSSTLGGGAGTMGLSARYGPQFTLQHVPDYRQNVYIPGSTATLANAAGKRDGKAPAGGNGNKKKSGKKEKK